A region from the Dioscorea cayenensis subsp. rotundata cultivar TDr96_F1 unplaced genomic scaffold, TDr96_F1_v2_PseudoChromosome.rev07_lg8_w22 25.fasta BLBR01000927.1, whole genome shotgun sequence genome encodes:
- the LOC120255287 gene encoding zinc finger BED domain-containing protein DAYSLEEPER-like, translating into MQVWKIEALLKENLITEDVVISDMCRRMKEKFDKYWRQYSMVLAFGAILDPRIKLSMLEYFYGKVESDSTKCQEKVSLVRTKLYTLFEQYSNANKSSPSQPHSSSIITPTSTQGGGGIKSKGKRIFDEIKAFESQSITSAGKSQLDLYLEEPKLEFAHYEDLDVLEYWKNHKHRFPILALMAGDVLAIPITTVASESAFSIGARVLNKYRSCTLPEKVQALICTRNWLHGYNIDNEDEANTKSTTSSEGSNIVEVIDEDRMEGGNGEEENLNELI; encoded by the exons atgCAAGTTTGGAAGATTGAAGCTTTATTGAAGGAAAACTTGATAACTGAAGATGTGGTGATTAGTGATATGTGTAGAAGGATGAaggaaaaatttgataaatattggagaCAATATAGCATGGTGCTTGCATTTGGGGCTATCCTTGACCCACGAATTAAATTATCAATGTTGGAGTATTTTTATGGGAAGGTTGAGAGTGATTCTACTAAATGCCAAGAGAAGGTGTCACTTGTGAGAACAAAACTATACACACTTTTTGAGCAATATTCAAATGCTAATAAGTCAAGTCCTTCCCAACCACATTCTTCTTCTATCATTACACCTACATCTACACAAGGTGGTGGAGGAATTAAAAGTAAGGGTAAAAGAATCTTTGAT GAAATTAAAGCATTTGAGAGCCAATCAATTACAAGTGCGGGAAAATCTCAATTGGATCTTTATTTGGAGGAGCCAAAGCTTGAATTTGCACATTATGAAGATTTGGATGTGTTGGAATATTGGAAGAATCATAAGCATAGGTTCCCAATTCTTGCATTAATGGCAGGTGATGTCTTAGCTATCCCAATAACAACTGTTGCATCTGAATCGGCCTTTTCTATTGGTGCTCGTGTGCTCAACAAATATAGAAGTTGTACCCTTCCCGAAAAAGTACAGGCTCTCATTTGCACACGTAATTGGTTGCATGGTTATAACATTG ATAATGAAGATGAAGCAAATACTAAATCAACTACATCCAGTGAGGGTTCAAATATTGTTGAAGTTATTGATGAAGATAGAATGGAAGGAGGAAATGGAGAAGAGGAAAATTTGAATGAGTTAATTTAA